From a single Sinomonas atrocyanea genomic region:
- the gatC gene encoding Asp-tRNA(Asn)/Glu-tRNA(Gln) amidotransferase subunit GatC, which produces MAEITRDDVAHLAQLARIEMSEAELDKMAGELAHIVDAVKSVSEAAGPDVPATSHPIPLQNVFREDVVGHVLTPAEALSGAPDADQDRFKVPAILDEE; this is translated from the coding sequence ATGGCTGAGATCACTCGCGACGACGTTGCGCACCTCGCGCAGCTCGCGCGGATCGAGATGAGCGAGGCGGAGCTGGACAAGATGGCGGGCGAACTGGCCCACATCGTGGACGCCGTCAAGAGCGTGAGCGAGGCCGCGGGCCCCGACGTCCCGGCGACGAGCCACCCGATCCCGCTGCAGAACGTCTTCCGCGAGGACGTCGTGGGGCACGTCCTCACCCCGGCCGAGGCGCTCTCCGGCGCCCCCGACGCAGACCAGGACCGCTTCAAGGTCCCGGCCATCCTGGACGAGGAGTAA
- a CDS encoding DUF5666 domain-containing protein, whose amino-acid sequence MSSTATQRTRRALVIGALGVALVGGGGAAVWAASTPSPSPSAPSQGSHPSPLKGAHGQGLMARGGLHGEVTVKRADGTYVTLVGQRGTVTEVTGTKLTVKSEDGYTHSYVLDGSTKFRSASDPKGPALKSSDLKVGDEVAVRAQRNGSDDTATAVVKGPFPVRTSQGQGSQNQGGRGHQGHGGRMHRQSGTPGGQQPSPSPSGSPSVRGSVSQS is encoded by the coding sequence ATGAGTTCCACCGCAACACAGCGCACACGCCGTGCACTCGTCATCGGCGCCCTCGGCGTCGCCCTCGTGGGCGGCGGGGGCGCCGCAGTCTGGGCCGCCTCGACGCCGTCGCCCTCACCCTCGGCCCCCTCCCAGGGCAGCCACCCCTCGCCCCTGAAGGGCGCGCACGGACAGGGGCTGATGGCCCGCGGCGGACTCCACGGGGAGGTCACGGTCAAGCGTGCGGACGGCACGTACGTGACCCTCGTGGGCCAGCGCGGCACGGTGACCGAGGTGACGGGCACCAAGCTCACGGTCAAGAGCGAGGACGGCTACACGCATTCCTACGTGCTGGACGGCAGCACGAAGTTCCGCTCCGCCTCCGACCCGAAGGGGCCGGCCCTTAAGTCCAGCGACCTCAAGGTCGGCGACGAGGTCGCGGTCCGGGCCCAGCGCAACGGCAGCGACGACACGGCCACCGCCGTGGTGAAGGGGCCCTTCCCGGTCCGCACCTCCCAGGGTCAAGGAAGCCAGAACCAAGGGGGCCGGGGGCACCAGGGCCATGGCGGCAGGATGCACCGCCAGTCGGGCACGCCGGGCGGCCAGCAGCCCTCGCCCAGCCCCTCCGGGAGCCCGTCGGTGCGCGGGTCGGTCTCCCAGTCCTGA
- the ligA gene encoding NAD-dependent DNA ligase LigA, with protein sequence MSPEAASTQTASTEEAVGEAIVPSESLREEYDALADEVRHHRALYYNQDAPEISDAEYDALYRRLEEFEALHPELIANDSPTQEVGGEVTAAFAPVEHLARMYSLEDVFSLDELEAWVRRAEASVAAAGFPAAAWLTELKIDGLAVNLLYRNGELVRAATRGDGRTGEDVTHNVLTIKDIPTRLEGEGHPEEVEIRGEVYIPTKAFNEFNEALIAEGKAPLANPRNAAAGSLRQKDPAETAKRPLSMFVHGIGARAGLSTASQSETYDLLKAWGLPTSPYYEVLDTYEEVLAFIERFGEKRHSLIHEIDGIVVKVDDFATQRALGHTSRVPRWAVAFKYPPEEVHTQLLDIQVNVGRTGRVTPYGVMEPVKVAGSTVSMATLHNQDVVRAKGVKIGDTVVLRKAGDVIPEIVGPVLALRDEAAVRDFVMPTTCPSCGTPLAPGKEGDVDIRCPNARSCPSQLRERVFHLAGRGAFDIEALGWEAAIALTQPAEPEVPPLENEAGIFELTAEDLRDVRIRREKRSKGVGTGEWELVPYFYTKPTAKTPSKPTATTEKLFRELEKAKTQPLWRVLVALSIRHVGPTASRALATRYGSMAALRAVLAQDDAREQLADVDGVGPIIADALIEWFAEDWHREIVDRWAAAGVKMEDEQDASVGRTLEGLTVVVTGSLEGFSRDEAKEAIIIRGGKASGSVSKKTDYVVAGESAGTKLDKAEQLGVPVLDEDGFRTLLAEGAAGLGAPAGAEDGGGADAGTPEQVMRAEEDDE encoded by the coding sequence GTGAGCCCAGAAGCAGCGAGCACCCAGACAGCGAGCACCGAAGAAGCGGTCGGCGAAGCGATCGTCCCGTCCGAGTCGCTGCGCGAGGAGTACGACGCCCTCGCGGACGAGGTCCGGCACCACCGCGCCCTCTACTACAACCAGGACGCGCCGGAGATCTCGGACGCCGAGTACGACGCGCTCTACCGTCGGCTCGAGGAGTTCGAGGCGCTCCACCCTGAGCTCATCGCGAACGACTCGCCCACCCAGGAGGTCGGCGGGGAGGTCACGGCGGCCTTCGCCCCCGTAGAGCACCTGGCCCGCATGTACAGCCTCGAGGACGTCTTCTCCCTCGACGAGCTCGAGGCGTGGGTCCGGCGTGCCGAGGCCAGCGTCGCGGCGGCGGGCTTCCCCGCGGCGGCATGGCTCACGGAGCTCAAGATCGACGGCCTGGCCGTCAACCTCCTCTACCGCAACGGCGAGCTGGTCCGGGCCGCGACCCGCGGCGACGGCCGCACGGGCGAGGACGTCACGCACAACGTCCTGACTATCAAGGACATCCCCACCCGGCTCGAGGGCGAGGGGCACCCCGAAGAGGTCGAGATCCGCGGCGAGGTCTACATCCCCACCAAGGCCTTCAACGAGTTCAACGAGGCGCTCATCGCCGAGGGCAAGGCCCCGCTCGCCAACCCGCGCAACGCGGCCGCCGGGTCGCTGCGCCAGAAGGACCCCGCCGAGACCGCCAAGCGGCCGCTGAGCATGTTCGTCCACGGCATCGGCGCCCGCGCGGGCCTGAGCACGGCCAGCCAGTCCGAGACCTACGACCTGCTCAAGGCCTGGGGGCTGCCCACGAGCCCGTACTACGAGGTCCTGGACACCTACGAGGAGGTCCTGGCCTTCATCGAGCGGTTCGGCGAGAAGCGGCACAGCCTCATCCACGAGATCGACGGCATCGTGGTCAAGGTCGACGACTTCGCCACCCAGCGGGCCCTCGGCCACACCTCGCGCGTGCCGCGCTGGGCCGTGGCATTCAAGTACCCGCCGGAGGAGGTCCACACCCAGCTCCTCGACATCCAGGTGAACGTGGGCCGCACCGGACGCGTCACCCCCTACGGGGTCATGGAGCCCGTGAAGGTCGCGGGCTCCACGGTGTCGATGGCGACCCTGCACAACCAGGACGTGGTGCGCGCCAAGGGCGTCAAGATCGGCGACACCGTGGTGCTGCGCAAGGCCGGGGACGTCATCCCCGAGATCGTCGGCCCCGTGCTGGCCCTGCGGGACGAGGCGGCGGTGCGCGACTTCGTCATGCCCACCACGTGCCCCTCGTGCGGGACCCCGCTCGCGCCCGGCAAGGAGGGCGACGTCGACATCCGCTGCCCCAATGCCCGCTCGTGCCCCTCGCAGCTCCGTGAGCGCGTGTTCCACCTCGCCGGCCGCGGGGCCTTTGACATCGAGGCCCTTGGGTGGGAGGCGGCCATCGCGCTCACCCAGCCCGCCGAGCCCGAGGTGCCGCCCCTGGAGAATGAGGCCGGCATCTTCGAGCTCACCGCCGAGGACCTCCGCGACGTGAGGATCCGCCGGGAGAAGCGCTCCAAGGGCGTGGGCACGGGGGAGTGGGAGCTCGTCCCGTACTTCTACACGAAGCCGACCGCGAAGACTCCCTCCAAGCCCACCGCCACGACCGAGAAGCTGTTCCGCGAACTCGAGAAGGCCAAGACCCAGCCGCTGTGGCGCGTCCTCGTGGCGCTCTCGATCCGGCACGTGGGCCCCACGGCCTCCCGGGCCCTCGCCACCCGGTACGGGTCGATGGCGGCCCTGCGGGCCGTCCTCGCCCAGGATGACGCGCGCGAGCAGCTCGCAGACGTCGACGGGGTGGGCCCCATCATCGCGGACGCGCTCATCGAGTGGTTCGCCGAGGACTGGCACCGCGAGATCGTCGACCGGTGGGCCGCGGCCGGCGTGAAGATGGAGGACGAGCAGGACGCCTCGGTGGGCCGCACGCTCGAGGGGCTGACCGTCGTCGTGACCGGAAGCCTCGAGGGCTTCAGCCGCGACGAGGCCAAGGAGGCCATCATCATCCGGGGCGGCAAGGCCTCCGGCAGCGTCTCCAAGAAGACCGACTACGTGGTGGCCGGCGAGAGCGCCGGGACGAAGCTCGACAAGGCCGAGCAGCTCGGCGTGCCGGTCCTCGACGAGGACGGCTTCCGCACGCTCCTCGCCGAGGGCGCCGCAGGGCTGGGCGCCCCGGCGGGGGCCGAGGACGGGGGCGGCGCGGACGCGGGCACCCCGGAACAGGTCATGCGGGCCGAGGAGGACGACGAGTGA
- a CDS encoding VOC family protein, which translates to MTANVNYFEIGTEDPEGSRAFYGGLFGWGFGEPSPVGYRMVETDAGGLWDTGAVGGGRWAVFYVQVDDVAASLAEAQRLGASIAIPLTNNGAIEFAHLVDPEGNRFGIWRPLGAAA; encoded by the coding sequence ATGACGGCGAACGTGAACTACTTCGAGATCGGCACCGAGGACCCGGAAGGGTCGCGGGCGTTCTACGGCGGCCTGTTCGGCTGGGGCTTCGGAGAGCCGTCCCCGGTCGGCTACCGGATGGTCGAGACGGACGCAGGAGGCCTCTGGGACACCGGCGCCGTGGGCGGGGGCCGCTGGGCGGTGTTCTACGTCCAGGTGGACGACGTCGCGGCATCGCTCGCCGAGGCGCAGCGGCTCGGCGCGAGCATCGCCATCCCCCTGACCAACAACGGGGCCATCGAGTTCGCGCACCTGGTCGACCCCGAGGGGAACCGCTTCGGGATCTGGCGGCCCCTCGGGGCCGCTGCATAG
- a CDS encoding inositol monophosphatase family protein — translation MTHAHTPEFLERLLTVARSAAAAGAAVLAGRADGVLTSAEGAAETKSSGSDWVTEFDLAAEKAVRSVLAAERPNDIVTGEEQGTSRVAEPSGFRWSIDPLDGTTNFIRDIVYYATSVAVADEDGHWLAGVVNAPALGREYWAVRGGGAWRLDAAPGRAGDEGHRDGRPRRLDGPAPGRADDGSAILATGFSYEPAIRAEQAAALTGLMDGFGDMRRLGSAALDLCLVADGTHDAYGERGLNEHDFAAGALIAEEAGCWVRRPVLTSPLLGGPDDDERLAAWTCAGSIEFSGRFPIG, via the coding sequence GTGACGCACGCCCACACGCCCGAGTTCCTCGAGCGCCTCCTGACCGTGGCCCGGAGCGCCGCCGCCGCCGGCGCCGCCGTCCTCGCAGGCCGCGCAGACGGCGTGCTCACCTCCGCCGAGGGCGCCGCCGAGACGAAGAGCTCCGGCAGTGACTGGGTCACCGAATTCGACCTCGCCGCGGAGAAGGCCGTGCGCTCGGTCCTCGCGGCCGAGCGTCCGAACGACATCGTGACCGGGGAGGAGCAGGGAACGAGCCGGGTGGCGGAGCCCAGCGGCTTCCGCTGGTCGATCGACCCGCTCGACGGCACCACCAACTTCATCCGCGACATCGTGTACTACGCCACGAGCGTGGCCGTGGCCGACGAGGACGGCCACTGGCTCGCCGGGGTCGTCAACGCCCCCGCGCTCGGGCGCGAGTACTGGGCCGTCCGCGGAGGCGGCGCCTGGCGGCTCGACGCCGCCCCCGGACGCGCCGGCGACGAGGGCCACCGCGACGGGCGGCCCCGCCGCCTCGACGGACCCGCCCCGGGCAGGGCCGACGACGGGTCGGCGATCCTCGCCACGGGCTTCTCCTACGAGCCCGCGATCCGGGCTGAGCAGGCCGCGGCCCTCACCGGGCTCATGGACGGCTTCGGCGACATGCGCCGGCTGGGCTCGGCCGCCCTGGACCTCTGCCTCGTCGCGGATGGGACCCACGACGCCTACGGCGAGCGGGGCCTCAACGAGCACGACTTCGCCGCCGGGGCGCTCATCGCCGAGGAGGCCGGCTGCTGGGTGCGCCGTCCCGTCCTGACGAGCCCGCTGCTCGGCGGCCCGGACGACGACGAGCGGCTCGCCGCCTGGACCTGCGCCGGGAGCATCGAATTCTCCGGCCGCTTCCCGATCGGATGA
- a CDS encoding VOC family protein — protein sequence MAPLIQYHATVLGSPDPQTAARFYANLLGWELGDDEREWATVLDPAGGRQLSFQLEEDFERPVWPEKPGQQQMMMHLDLLVTDLAKAAEHAAECGAERAPHQPQDDVVVFFDPDGHPFCLFEN from the coding sequence ATGGCGCCTCTGATCCAGTACCACGCGACGGTCCTCGGAAGCCCGGACCCGCAGACCGCGGCCCGCTTCTACGCCAACCTCCTCGGCTGGGAGCTGGGCGACGACGAGCGCGAATGGGCCACCGTCCTCGACCCGGCCGGCGGGCGGCAGCTCTCCTTCCAGCTCGAGGAGGACTTCGAGCGTCCGGTCTGGCCGGAGAAGCCCGGCCAGCAGCAGATGATGATGCACCTGGACCTGCTGGTGACGGACCTGGCGAAGGCCGCGGAGCATGCCGCCGAGTGCGGGGCCGAGCGCGCGCCGCACCAGCCTCAGGACGACGTCGTCGTCTTCTTCGACCCCGACGGCCACCCCTTCTGCCTGTTCGAGAACTAG
- the gatA gene encoding Asp-tRNA(Asn)/Glu-tRNA(Gln) amidotransferase subunit GatA, translating into MGTNDSRLSDLITSSASALAGKLAAKEVSSEEVTQAHLDRIAEVDGGERGIHAFLHVNTEEALGVAREVDAIRAAGGDDAAALHPLAGVPIAIKDLIVTKGQPTTAGSRILEGWMSPYDATVIKKIRAARLPILGKTNLDEFAMGSSTEHSAFGPTRNPWDLDRIPGGSGGGSAAAVAAFEAPLALGTDTGGSIRQPGAVTGTVGVKPTYGAVSRYGAIAMASSLDQIGPVSRTVLDAALLQELVGGHDPFDSTSLTDSFDTLAAAARAGAADGSLQGLRIGVVKELGGEGYQAGVEARFRESLELLKGAGAQVVEVSCPNFKYALGAYYLIMPSEVSSNLAKFDGVRYGLRVLPQDGPMTIERVMAATRAAGFGDEAKRRIILGTYALSAGYYDAYYGSAQKVRTLIQRDFDAAFAQADVLISPTAPTTAFPLGEKLDDPLAMYLNDVATIPANLAGVPGLSLPSGLADEDGLPAGLQILAPAREDARLYRVGAALEALLEAQWGGPLLAKAPALGTGQSAETNAGVK; encoded by the coding sequence ATGGGCACCAACGACAGTCGGCTCAGCGACCTGATCACGTCGAGCGCCTCGGCCCTCGCCGGGAAGCTCGCCGCCAAGGAGGTCTCCTCCGAGGAGGTCACCCAGGCGCACCTCGACCGCATTGCCGAGGTCGACGGCGGGGAGCGCGGCATCCACGCCTTCCTGCACGTCAACACCGAGGAGGCGCTCGGCGTCGCCCGTGAGGTCGACGCGATCCGCGCCGCCGGAGGGGACGACGCTGCCGCCCTCCACCCGCTCGCGGGCGTCCCGATCGCGATCAAGGACCTCATCGTCACGAAGGGCCAGCCCACCACCGCGGGCTCGCGCATCCTCGAGGGCTGGATGAGCCCCTACGATGCGACGGTCATCAAGAAGATCCGGGCCGCGAGGCTCCCGATCCTCGGCAAGACCAACCTCGACGAGTTCGCCATGGGCTCCTCCACCGAGCACTCCGCGTTCGGCCCCACCCGCAACCCGTGGGACCTGGACCGTATCCCCGGCGGTTCCGGCGGCGGCTCCGCCGCGGCCGTCGCGGCCTTCGAGGCCCCCCTCGCCCTCGGCACCGACACGGGCGGCTCGATCCGCCAGCCCGGCGCCGTGACCGGCACGGTGGGCGTCAAGCCCACCTACGGCGCGGTGTCCCGGTACGGTGCGATCGCCATGGCCTCGAGCCTGGACCAGATCGGCCCGGTCTCCCGCACGGTCCTCGACGCGGCCCTGCTCCAGGAGCTCGTCGGCGGCCACGACCCGTTCGACTCGACCTCCCTCACCGACTCCTTCGACACCCTGGCCGCCGCGGCGCGCGCCGGCGCCGCCGACGGAAGCCTCCAGGGGCTGCGCATCGGCGTGGTCAAGGAGCTCGGCGGCGAGGGCTACCAGGCCGGGGTGGAGGCCCGCTTCCGCGAGTCGCTCGAGCTGCTCAAGGGCGCCGGGGCGCAGGTCGTCGAGGTCTCCTGCCCCAACTTCAAGTACGCGCTCGGCGCCTACTACCTGATCATGCCGAGCGAGGTCTCGAGCAACCTCGCGAAGTTCGACGGCGTCCGGTACGGCCTGCGCGTCCTGCCCCAGGACGGCCCGATGACCATCGAGCGCGTCATGGCCGCCACCCGCGCCGCCGGGTTCGGCGACGAGGCGAAGCGCCGCATCATCCTCGGCACCTACGCCCTCTCGGCCGGGTACTACGACGCCTACTACGGCTCGGCCCAGAAGGTGCGCACCCTCATCCAGCGCGACTTCGACGCCGCGTTCGCCCAGGCGGACGTGCTCATCTCCCCGACGGCGCCGACCACGGCGTTCCCCCTCGGGGAGAAGCTCGACGACCCGCTGGCGATGTACCTCAACGACGTCGCGACCATCCCCGCCAACCTCGCCGGCGTCCCCGGCCTGTCCCTCCCGAGCGGCCTCGCCGACGAGGACGGCCTCCCCGCCGGCCTCCAGATCCTCGCCCCGGCCCGCGAGGACGCCCGCCTCTACCGGGTCGGCGCCGCCCTCGAGGCGCTGCTCGAGGCCCAGTGGGGCGGCCCGCTGCTCGCGAAGGCCCCGGCCCTCGGGACCGGGCAGTCCGCCGAGACCAACGCAGGAGTGAAGTAG
- a CDS encoding HNH endonuclease, translated as MERDGRSESEAAVPPDDAVSSVGFPSEPPEWLRLEWELNDLARPQGVDPAGLGPVLSAAFRRVPDKDLAVSVRGGVDAALFASVDAGLFADPEELEVFPAPVVRAELREVAAAGLVRRLVRLEQVEAARLAEQAAVLGALVDLCAGDGTDPFRTAEAASIAASEVSAALKVSARTAKGLVAEALSLTDPAAAPILAALAGGRLSRRRAKAVLDAAVPVPPERLPAFLAAAVEAACPSDPDRIPSPAALTRRLRRLVEDHADEPLTARKAHAAAGRRVDLDPAPDGMCWLTAYLPLEHGAAIDTRLEAIARSLQAPDEARTLAQLRADAFADLLTASTTVPTGTAVPAGTAVPAGTAVPGGTTGAGDTAPAAGRPRAATAAEPAIPGASAKSAGSAKSAGSATSAGSVRPAGPAGSGVRCEVVLVLPAATAAGTSETPAELLGYGPVDPAAARLLASEAATWTRLWADPATGAPLAIGRARYTPTAAMRRYLGARDATCRFPGCDRPAPTTEADHTTEWHAGGHTAADNLALLCREHHRLKTRGHWTLRQAATTQPIPPTQSRNAPPSPPAPSPTAPEPTAPNPPVTSPPGAFTPPGTLHWTSPAGLAYTTYPHHDPPRPSRKGQGWTTQG; from the coding sequence ATGGAGCGAGATGGCCGGTCGGAGTCGGAGGCAGCGGTGCCTCCCGACGACGCCGTGTCGTCCGTCGGGTTCCCGTCCGAGCCGCCGGAGTGGTTGCGGCTGGAGTGGGAGCTGAACGATCTGGCGCGGCCGCAGGGGGTTGACCCGGCCGGGCTCGGGCCAGTGCTCTCGGCAGCGTTCCGGCGCGTCCCGGACAAGGACCTCGCCGTGTCCGTACGGGGAGGGGTGGACGCGGCACTGTTCGCTTCTGTGGATGCGGGACTGTTCGCGGACCCGGAAGAGCTCGAGGTCTTCCCCGCCCCGGTGGTGCGGGCAGAACTGCGCGAGGTGGCCGCTGCCGGGCTCGTACGCCGCCTGGTCCGCCTCGAACAGGTCGAGGCCGCACGCCTGGCCGAGCAGGCCGCGGTTCTTGGCGCCCTCGTCGACCTCTGCGCCGGTGACGGCACCGATCCCTTCCGAACGGCGGAGGCGGCCTCGATCGCGGCCTCGGAGGTCTCGGCGGCCCTGAAAGTCTCCGCCCGCACCGCCAAAGGCCTTGTCGCCGAGGCCCTGTCCCTGACCGACCCGGCCGCGGCCCCCATCCTGGCGGCGCTCGCCGGCGGGCGGCTCTCCCGCCGCCGGGCCAAGGCGGTCCTGGACGCGGCCGTCCCCGTGCCCCCGGAACGCCTGCCGGCATTCCTGGCCGCCGCCGTCGAGGCCGCCTGCCCCTCCGACCCCGACCGGATACCGTCCCCGGCCGCCCTCACCCGTCGGCTGCGCCGCCTCGTCGAGGACCACGCTGACGAGCCGCTGACCGCTCGCAAGGCCCACGCCGCCGCCGGCCGCCGCGTCGACCTCGACCCGGCCCCCGACGGGATGTGCTGGCTCACCGCGTACCTGCCCCTCGAACACGGGGCCGCGATCGACACCCGCCTCGAGGCCATCGCCCGCTCCCTCCAGGCCCCCGACGAGGCCCGCACCCTCGCACAGCTGCGCGCCGACGCCTTCGCCGACCTCCTGACCGCCAGCACCACGGTCCCGACCGGCACCGCGGTCCCGGCCGGCACCGCGGTCCCGGCCGGCACCGCGGTCCCAGGCGGGACCACTGGCGCCGGCGACACGGCACCCGCCGCCGGGCGCCCGAGGGCCGCCACGGCGGCGGAGCCGGCCATCCCCGGCGCGTCAGCCAAGTCAGCCGGGTCAGCCAAGTCAGCCGGGTCAGCCACGTCGGCCGGGTCAGTCAGGCCCGCTGGCCCTGCGGGGTCCGGGGTGCGGTGCGAGGTCGTCCTCGTCCTGCCCGCCGCGACCGCAGCCGGGACCTCCGAGACCCCGGCCGAACTCCTCGGCTACGGCCCCGTCGACCCCGCAGCGGCCCGGCTCCTCGCCTCCGAGGCCGCCACCTGGACGAGGCTGTGGGCCGACCCCGCCACGGGCGCGCCCCTGGCCATCGGCCGCGCCCGTTACACCCCGACCGCCGCGATGCGCCGCTACCTCGGCGCCCGCGATGCCACCTGCCGCTTTCCCGGCTGCGACCGCCCCGCCCCCACCACCGAGGCCGACCACACCACCGAGTGGCACGCCGGTGGCCACACCGCTGCAGACAACCTCGCCCTTCTCTGCCGCGAACACCACCGTCTCAAGACCCGCGGCCACTGGACCCTCCGCCAAGCGGCCACCACCCAGCCCATCCCGCCCACCCAGAGCCGCAACGCCCCACCCAGCCCACCGGCACCGAGCCCCACGGCACCCGAACCCACGGCACCCAATCCACCGGTAACCAGCCCACCGGGAGCCTTCACACCGCCGGGCACCCTCCACTGGACCTCACCAGCGGGACTGGCCTACACCACCTACCCCCACCACGACCCGCCCCGCCCTTCTAGGAAAGGGCAGGGCTGGACGACGCAGGGCTGA
- a CDS encoding GNAT family N-acetyltransferase: MTGLIVREATPADYAEIARIAEAAYLGPGYFESAEHPYMQHIADVAYRASRGTVLVAERDKRIVGSVTVMAHGDGFDQIARPGEFEFRLLVVDPAVQRSGAGTALVREVEVRARRADATAVVLTTGEGWEAPNALYPRLGYERAPERDWPVTGTDIMLPVYIKRL; encoded by the coding sequence ATGACGGGCCTCATTGTCCGCGAGGCGACCCCGGCGGACTACGCGGAGATCGCCAGGATCGCCGAGGCCGCCTACCTCGGCCCGGGCTACTTCGAGAGCGCCGAGCACCCGTACATGCAGCACATCGCGGACGTGGCCTACCGCGCCTCACGGGGCACGGTCCTCGTCGCGGAGCGGGACAAGCGGATCGTCGGATCCGTGACCGTCATGGCGCACGGCGACGGCTTCGACCAGATCGCCCGGCCCGGGGAGTTCGAGTTCCGCCTCCTCGTGGTGGACCCCGCCGTGCAGCGGTCCGGGGCGGGCACGGCCCTGGTGCGCGAGGTCGAGGTGAGGGCCCGGCGGGCGGACGCGACCGCCGTCGTGCTCACCACGGGGGAGGGCTGGGAGGCGCCGAACGCGCTCTACCCCCGGCTGGGCTACGAGCGCGCGCCCGAGCGGGACTGGCCGGTCACGGGGACCGACATCATGCTCCCGGTCTACATCAAGCGCCTCTGA
- a CDS encoding WXG100 family type VII secretion target, producing MAIQQGANVAELRGVAKQFDAKANEVDQIKNNLNALINNNIPANWAGRDAEQFKGEWQATGMKSLAKLVEQLRDASRTMNTNATAQEQTSSSLH from the coding sequence ATGGCTATTCAGCAGGGCGCCAACGTTGCCGAGCTCCGCGGTGTCGCGAAGCAGTTCGATGCGAAGGCCAACGAGGTGGACCAGATCAAGAACAACCTCAATGCGCTGATCAACAACAACATCCCGGCCAACTGGGCCGGCCGCGACGCCGAGCAGTTCAAGGGCGAGTGGCAGGCCACGGGCATGAAGTCCCTGGCCAAGCTCGTCGAGCAGCTGCGCGACGCCTCGCGCACCATGAACACCAACGCCACGGCCCAGGAGCAGACCTCCAGCAGCCTGCACTAG
- the gatB gene encoding Asp-tRNA(Asn)/Glu-tRNA(Gln) amidotransferase subunit GatB encodes MAATQTVLSFETAMEKFDPVLGFEVHVELNTKTKMFSSAPNVFGDEPNTDVNEVDLGMPGVLPVVNRAAVESSIKIGLALNCEIAESCRFARKNYFYPDTPKNFQTSQYDEPIAHDGWIDIELEDGTVFRVEIERAHMEEDAGKLTHMGGATGRIHGAEYSLVDYNRAGVPLVEIVTKPIVGAGSRAPELARAYVAAIREIVKNLGVSDARMERGNVRCDANVSLMPKGATQFGTRSETKNVNSLRSVEHAVRFEIQRHAAVLSAGEKVTQETRHWHEDTRTTTAGRPKSDADDYRYFPEPDLVPVVPSREWVEEIRASLPEPPAERRKRLKEAWGYADAEFRDVVNAGVLDSVEETITAGATPQAARKWWMGEIVGRAKAADVDPAELGVSPAAIVELNGLVEGGRLNNKMAGQVLDGVIAGEGTPTEVMEARGLVLVSDDGPLLEAIDAALAAQPGVADKIRGGKVQAAGAIVGAVMKATRGQADAGRVKELILERLGVQA; translated from the coding sequence ATGGCAGCCACGCAGACCGTCCTGTCCTTCGAGACGGCCATGGAGAAGTTCGACCCGGTCCTCGGCTTCGAGGTCCACGTCGAGCTCAACACCAAGACGAAGATGTTCTCCTCGGCCCCGAACGTGTTCGGCGACGAGCCGAACACGGACGTCAACGAGGTCGACCTCGGCATGCCGGGCGTCCTGCCCGTCGTGAACCGGGCCGCCGTCGAGTCGAGCATCAAGATCGGCCTCGCGCTCAACTGCGAGATCGCCGAGTCCTGCCGGTTCGCCCGGAAGAACTACTTCTACCCGGACACGCCCAAGAACTTCCAGACCTCCCAGTACGACGAGCCGATCGCGCACGACGGCTGGATCGACATCGAGCTTGAGGACGGGACCGTCTTCCGGGTCGAGATCGAGCGCGCGCACATGGAGGAGGACGCCGGCAAGCTCACCCACATGGGCGGTGCGACCGGCCGCATCCACGGCGCCGAGTACTCCCTCGTGGACTACAACCGCGCCGGCGTGCCGCTGGTCGAGATCGTCACGAAGCCGATCGTGGGCGCGGGCAGCCGCGCCCCCGAGCTGGCCCGGGCCTACGTCGCCGCCATCCGCGAGATCGTGAAGAACCTCGGCGTCTCGGATGCCCGCATGGAGCGCGGCAACGTCCGCTGCGACGCGAACGTCTCGCTCATGCCCAAGGGCGCCACCCAGTTCGGCACCCGCTCGGAGACCAAGAACGTCAACTCGCTGCGCTCGGTCGAGCACGCGGTACGGTTCGAGATCCAGCGCCACGCCGCGGTGCTCTCGGCGGGGGAGAAGGTCACCCAGGAGACCCGCCACTGGCACGAGGACACGCGGACGACGACGGCGGGCCGGCCCAAGAGCGACGCCGACGACTACCGCTACTTCCCCGAACCGGATCTCGTGCCCGTGGTCCCGAGCCGGGAGTGGGTCGAGGAGATCCGGGCCTCCCTGCCGGAGCCTCCGGCAGAGCGGCGCAAGCGCCTCAAGGAGGCCTGGGGCTACGCCGACGCCGAGTTCCGCGACGTGGTCAACGCCGGCGTCCTGGACTCCGTCGAGGAGACCATCACCGCGGGTGCGACCCCGCAGGCGGCCCGCAAGTGGTGGATGGGCGAGATCGTGGGCCGCGCCAAGGCCGCCGACGTGGACCCGGCGGAGCTCGGCGTGAGCCCCGCGGCCATCGTCGAGCTCAACGGCCTCGTCGAGGGCGGCAGGCTCAACAACAAGATGGCCGGCCAGGTGCTCGACGGCGTCATCGCCGGGGAGGGTACCCCGACCGAGGTCATGGAGGCCCGCGGCCTCGTCCTCGTCTCCGACGACGGCCCCCTCCTCGAGGCGATCGACGCCGCCCTCGCCGCGCAGCCCGGCGTCGCGGACAAGATCCGCGGCGGCAAGGTCCAGGCCGCCGGCGCGATCGTCGGGGCGGTCATGAAGGCCACGCGCGGCCAGGCCGACGCCGGCCGGGTCAAGGAGCTCATCCTCGAGCGGCTCGGCGTCCAGGCCTAG